In the genome of Cheilinus undulatus linkage group 6, ASM1832078v1, whole genome shotgun sequence, one region contains:
- the slc25a16 gene encoding graves disease carrier protein, with product MTSEASVSAISTSAKKDYYWLRSIAAGGVAACCAKTTIAPLDRVKILLQAQNPHYKHLGVFSILKAVPQKEGYLGLYKGNGAMMVRIFPYGAIQFMAFDNYKKLLSTQIGISGHIHRLMAGSMAGMTAVICTYPLDMIRSRLAFQVTGYHRYTGIFNAFHTIYLKEGGVLGFYRGLTPTLIGMAPYAGFSFFTFGTLKSLGLKHFPDLLGQPSSDNPDVLVLKTHVNLLCGGVAGAIAQTISYPLDVARRRMQLGTVLPDSEKCSTLRKTLTYVYRTYGIKRGLYRGLSLNYIRCVPSQAIAFTTYEFMKQVLHLN from the exons ATGACATCAGAGGCTTCGGTCTCTGCTATCAGCACCAGTGCCAAGAAGGACTACTACTGGCTTCGGTCTATAGCAGCTGGAG GTGTAGCAGCATGCTGTGCCAAGACCACTATTGCTCCTCTGGACAGAGTCAAGATCCTTCTGCAAGCCCAGAACCCCCATTACAAACATTTAG GAGTGTTTTCCATCCTCAAAGCTGTGCCACAAAAAGAAGGGTACCTTGGCTTGTATAAGGGAAATGGGGCCATGATGGTCAGGATATTTCCCTATGGAGCCATACAGTTTATGGCCTTTGACAATTATAAAAAG CTACTTAGTACACAGATTGGGATCTCAGGACACATCCACCGCCTCATGGCAGGATCTATGGCAG GGATGACTGCAGTGATATGCACCTATCCTCTGGATATGATCCGGTCCAGACTGGCCTTCCAGGTGACCGGGTATCATCGCTACACTGGAATTTTCAATGCCTTCCACACCATCTACCTTAAG gaGGGGGGTGTCCTTGGCTTCTACAGGGGACTTACTCCAACACTTATTGGAATGGCCCCCTATGCAG GTTTCTCATTCTTCACTTTCGGCACACTGAAGAGCCTCGGCTTGAAACATTTCCCAGATCTCCTGGGACAGCCCTCCTCTGACAACCCTGATGTTCTGGTTTTGAAAACCCACGTTAACCTGCTCTGTGGCGGGGTTGCTGGCGCCATCGCTCAGACGATATC ATATCCTTTGGATGTAGCAAGGAGAAGAATGCAGTTAGGAACTGTGCTTCCAGACTCTGAGAAATGCTC AACTCTGAGGAAGACCCTGACATATGTGTATAGGACATACGGGATCAAGAGGGGGTTATACCGAGGCCTGTCCCTTAACTACATCCGCTGTGTCCCATCCCAGGCCATCGCCTTCACCACCTACGAGTTCATGAAGCAGGTCCTCCACCTGAACTAG